One genomic region from Lepidochelys kempii isolate rLepKem1 chromosome 19, rLepKem1.hap2, whole genome shotgun sequence encodes:
- the LOC140900310 gene encoding LOW QUALITY PROTEIN: kelch-like protein 31 (The sequence of the model RefSeq protein was modified relative to this genomic sequence to represent the inferred CDS: deleted 1 base in 1 codon), with amino-acid sequence MFHLESLRVSPCLLCLLMCRAQSLCPAHSPHWTNPFYHQDHHLTPTSTEMAPKKKNPKKNKVDKGEGPPAHVVVEDTLLDIDHLNHLNGLYENVSNGFRCTATEVKNPSHGGSLLEEMSQMRQERFLCDLTIATKTKSFDVHKLVMASCSEYFHSLLKRDPNLPRVELNDVSPLGLTAIITYAYTGKLNLSLYTIGSTISTASRLQIHALFNICSDFLIQELNVENCMYIANISGTYNLSQTKDATQKFIQENFLEFSETEQFMKLTFDQLNELLIDDGLQIPNEVIAFQIATRWLEFDPKRVTYAASLLSNIRFGTISAPDLVNHVQPVPRMMQDPECHRLLVEAMNYHLLPYQQNTLQSRRTKIRGGQRVLVTVGGRPALTEKALSREISYRDLDGNWNKMAEMPAKSFNQCVIVMDGFLYVAGGEDQNDARNQAKHAVNSLCRYDARFNTWLHLASMQHKRTHFSLSAYNGLLYAIGGRNAERVLASIDCYIPSTNSWQSKASMEIPRCCHASTVIDGKILVTGGYINNCYSRTVCSYEPSTDTWRDRAGLSTPRGWHCAATWADRAYVLGGSQLGPRGERVDVIPVECYNPDTGQWSYVAPVPTGVSTAGVTILDGRICLVGGWNESGKKYQKCVQSYNPDLNEWAEEEDLPEATVGVSCCTITLPHPGSKGSRTSSAASAAVSI; translated from the exons atGTTTCATTTGGAAAGTCTGAGGGTCTCTCCATGTCTCCTG TGTCTCTTGATGTGCAGAGCACAGAGCCTCTGCCCTGCTCACAGTCCCCATTGGACTAACCCATTTTACCACCAAG ATCATCATCTGACGCCAACGTCCACTGAGATGGCACCCAAGAAGAAAAATCCCAAGAAGAACAAAGTCGACAAGGGCGAGGGTCCCCCAGCCCATGTGGTGGTGGAGGACACGTTGCTGGATATCGATCACCTCAACCACTTGAACGGTCTGTATGAAAATGTCTCCAATGGCTTCCGCTGCACTGCCACAGAGGTCAAGAATCCCAGTCATGGAGGCAGCCTCCTGGAGGAGATGAGTCAAATGCGCCAAGAGCGGTTCCTCTGTGACCTCACCATTGCCACCAAAACCAAGTCCTTCGATGTCCATAAGCTCGTCATGGCTTCATGCAGCGAGTATTTCCACAGCCTGCTGAAGAGAGATCCCAACCTGCCACGAGTAGAACTCAACGATGTCTCCCCTCTGGGCTTGACCGCCATTATCACTTACGCCTACACCGGTAAGCTGAATCTCTCCCTATACACCATTGGCAGCACCATCTCAACTGCCAGCCGCCTACAGATACATGCTCTGTTCAACATATGCAGTGACTTCCTCATTCAGGAGCTAAACGTAGAGAACTGCATGTATATCGCCAACATCTCGGGGACGTACAACCTCAGTCAGACCAAGGACGCCACCCAAAAGTTCATCCAGGAAAACTTCCTGGAGTTCTCTGAGACTGAGCAGTTCATGAAACTCACCTTTGACCAGCTGAACGAGCTGCTGATTGATGATGGTCTGCAGATCCCAAATGAGGTCATCGCCTTCCAGATTGCCACGAGATGGCTCGAGTTTGACCCTAAGCGAGTCACATATGCTGCCAGCCTCCTGAGCAACATTAGATTTGGCACCATATCAGCTCCTGATTTGGTCAACCATGTGCAACCGGTACCACGGATGATGCAAGATCCTGAGTGCCACAGGTTGCTGGTGGAGGCTATGAATTACCATCTGCTCCCCTACCAGCAAAATACTCTTCAGTCCAGAAGAACCAAAATCCGTGGAGGCCAAAGGGTGCTAGTCACAGTTGGTGGCCGTCCAGCTTTGACCGAGAAAGCTCTCAGCAGAGAGATCAGCTacagggacctggatggaaactgGAACAAGATGGCTGAGATGCCAGCAAAAAGTTTCAACCAGTGCGTCATTGTGATGGATGGGTTCCTCTATGTGGCAGGAGGGGAAGATCAAAACGATGCTAGGAACCAGGCTAAGCATGCAGTCAACAGTCTGTGCAG GTATGATGCTCGCTTCAACACCTGGCTGCACCTGGCCAGCATGCAGCACAAGAGGACTCACTTCAGTCTGAGCGCCTACAACGGTCTCCTCTACGCCATCGGTGGGCGCAACGCAGAGCGGGTCCTGGCCTCCATCGACTGTTACATCCCTTCCACCAACAGCTGGCAGAGCAAGGCCAGCATGGAGATCCCTCGCTGCTGCCATGCCAGCACGGTCATCGACGGCAAGATCCTAGTCACCGGGGGCTACATCAACAACTGTTACTCGCGCACCGTGTGCAGCTACGAGCCCAGCACAGACACCTGGAGAGACCGGGCTGGGCTCAGCACCCCCAGGGGTTGGCACTGTGCTGCCACCTGGGCTGATCGTGCGTACGTCCTAGGGGGCAGCCAGCTGGGCCCTCGAGGTGAGCGGGTGGATGTGATCCCTGTGGAGTGCTACAATCCCGACACAGGCCAGTGGAGCTATGTGGCACCCGTGCCCACCGGGGTCAGCACGGCCGGGGTAACAATCCTTGACGGGCGCATCTGCCTCGTGGGAGGCTGGAATGAGAGTGGGAAGAAATACCAGAAGTGTGTGCAGAGCTACAACCCCGATCTGAATGAatgggcagaggaggaggatcTCCCTGAGGCCACCGTGGGCGTGTCCTGCTGCACCATCACCCTCCCGCACCCAGGAAGCAAGGGATCCAGGACTAGCTCAGCGGCATCGGCAGCGGTCAGCATTTAA
- the ELOA gene encoding elongin-A isoform X1 yields the protein MAESVLEVVGKLQSRLSGSSEPKKLLKSLKRLSELPITVDILVETGVGKTVNGLRKHELVGDFAKNLVARWKKLVPVPQEVERNNIDSEERDYERSSSRKRQREPSPKEDEEAEQDYSEAFQPSCSQSYEPNYREKKAKRYSEPERAHEAISYGSQEDKGWGRASPVHSSDQEYSDYGHALSPELRESPQELYMDHSASEEQEVEQTVFHRKANKGQSFQDKLVGSHERNPSESQDKGNLTRSKEHKSSHKEKQRLDTKGEVRTSAFSPERLHKSSFKEQVREAPSAGGSKEKLRTLDSTKREKNRESGGSRKEKSQPHLEEAVDNHKKQKHRDSERAKLEKSRLSLEISNMDREKRKLEGNSSNRSKEKGLSSSLKTTEGKSKASDSDKKSVGFSPSFGEVEVEDEYEQPKMSFESYLSYDQPQKKKKKVVKPPPPPAPERNRGHGKQNGSKASTKSSDSSRKNTSHKQTSEKRAEKKPSGTSKPKKIPIDVMPTLPDIPLPAIQANYRPLPSLELITFSQTKRKTVSSPIEEGEAGFTGRRLNSKMQVYSGSKSAYLPKMMSLYEQCIRVLNNNIDSIYEVGGVPFSVLEPVLERCTPDQLYRIEECNHVLIEDTDQLWQNHCIRDFKKEKPEEFESWREMYLRLHDAREQRLLMLTQNIRSAHANKPKGRVAKMAFVNSAAKPPRDVRRRQEKFGTGGAAVPEKIKIKPVLFTPGRSYAQPEEEQSYDGPSTSSAHSGPSPGSATSGYDPRKPPVKKIAPMMAKTIKAFKNRFSRR from the exons ATGGCGGAATCGGTGCTGGAAGTTGTGGGGAAGCTGCAGTCGCGACTCTCGGGCAGTTCGGAACCTAAGAAG CTGCTGAAAAGTCTGAAGAGACTTTCTGAGTTGCCTATCACGGTTGACATCCTTGTG GAGACTGGTGTAGGGAAGACTGTGAATGGCTTACGGAAACATGAGCTGGTGGGAGACTTTGCCAAGAACCTAGTAGCCAGATGGAAGAAACTGGTGCCAGTCCCTCAAGAAGTAGAGCG AAATAATATTGATTCAGAAGAACGTGACTATGAGAGAAGCAGCTCTAGGAAACGGCAGCGAGAGCCTTCCCCAAAAGAGGATGAGGAAGCTGAGCAGGACTACTCAGAAGCATTCCAGCCTTCCTGCAGCCAATCATATGAGCCAAACTACAGAGAGAAGAAGGCCAAAAGGTATTCAGAGCCTGAGAGAGCCCATGAGGCCATCAGCTATGGCAGCCAGGAGGacaagggctggggcagagcttCCCCAGTGCACTCCTCAGATCAGGAATACTCGGACTATGGGCACGCTTTGTCACCTGAGCTGAGAGAGAGCCCTCAGGAACTGTACATGGATCACTCTGCCTCTGAGGAACAAGAGGTGGAGCAGACAGTGTTTCATCGGAAAGCTAATAAAGGCCAGAGCTTTCAGGACAAGCTGGTGGGAAGCCACGAAAGGAATCCCAGCGAATCCCAAGACAAAGGAAACCTGACTCGGAGCAAAGAGCACAAGTCCTCTCACAAGGAGAAGCAGCGACTGGACACCAAGGGGGAGGTGAGGACCTCTGCCTTTAGCCCAGAAAGACTGCACAAGTCCTCTTTCAAGGAGCAGGTCCGAGAGGCTCCCTCAGCAGGTGGCAGCAAGGAGAAGCTCAGGACTTTAGACAGCACCAAGAGGGAGAAGAACAGAGAAAGTGGTGGCTCCAGGAAGGAAAAGTCACAACCTCACTTGGAGGAGGCTGTTGACAACCATAAGAAGCAAAAACACCGGGACTCTGAGAGAGCCAAACTGGAAAAGTCCAGGCTAAGCCTGGAGATATCCAACATGGATCGGGAGAAACGGAAGTTAGAGGGTAACTCCTCAAACAGGAGCAAAGAGAAGGGGCTTTCTAGCAGCTTAAAGACTACTGAGGGCAAATCCAAAGCCTCTGACTCAGACAAAAAATCTGTGGGTTTCTCACCGAGTTTTGGGGAGGTGGAAGTGGAGGATGAATATGAGCAGCCTAAAATGTCCTTTGAGTCATACCTCAGCTATGACCAGCcccagaaaaagaagaaaaaagtggttaaaccccctcctcctccagcccctgaGAGAAACAGAGGGCATGGCAAGCAAAATGGGTCTAAAGCCAGTACCAAGAGCTCAGACTCGAGCCGAAAGAACACAAGTCACAAGCAGACAAGCGAGAAAAGGGCAGAGAAGAAGCCATCTGGGACATCCAAACCAAAAAAG ATCCCCATTGATGTGATGCCAACGTTACCAGATATCCCCTTGCCTGCAATTCAGGCAAATTATCGCCCACTTCCCTCTCTCGAGTTGATTACCTTCTCTCAGACAAAGAGGAAAA CAGTGTCCTCGCCCATTGAGGAGGGTGAGGCTGGCTTTACAGGACGCAGGCTGAATTCCAAGATGCAAGTGTATTCGGGTTCTAAATCTGCCTACCTCCCCAAGATGATGTCTCTATATGAGCAGTGCATCAGAGTCCTCAACAACAATATTGACT CAATCTATGAAGTCGGTGGAGTTCCTTTTTCAGTGTTGGAGCCAGTATTGGAGAGATGCACCCCTGATCAACTGTATCGCATTGAGGAATGTAATCAC GTTTTAATTGAGGACACGGATCAGCTGTGGCAGAATCACTGCATCCGGGACTTCAAGAAGGAGAAGCCAGAAGAGTTTGAGTCCTGGAGGGAGATGTACCTCCGACTCCATGATGCCCGAGAACAGCGGCTGCTCATGTTAACACAGAACATCCGCTCAGCTCATGCCAACAAACCCAAAG gcagagtGGCCAAGATGGCATTCGTCAATTCAGCAGCAAAGCCACCTCGGGATGTGCGGAGGAGACAAGAGAAAtttggaactggaggagctgctgTACCAGAGAAGATCAA GATAAAACCAGTCCTGTTCACACCGGGTAGAAGTTATGCCCAGCCCGAGGAGGAGCAGTCCTATGATGGGCCCAGCACCAGCAGTGCCCATTCTGGCCCATCTCCAGGCAGTGCCACCTCCGGCTATGACCCCAGGAAACCACCAGTGAAGA AAATTGCACCCATGATGGCGAAGACTATCAAAGCATTCAAAAACAGGTTCTCTCGAAGATAA
- the ELOA gene encoding elongin-A isoform X2: protein MAESVLEVVGKLQSRLSGSSEPKKLLKSLKRLSELPITVDILVETGVGKTVNGLRKHELVGDFAKNLVARWKKLVPVPQEVERNNIDSEERDYERSSSRKRQREPSPKEDEEAEQDYSEAFQPSCSQSYEPNYREKKAKRYSEPERAHEAISYGSQEDKGWGRASPVHSSDQEYSDYGHALSPELRESPQELYMDHSASEEQEVEQTVFHRKANKGQSFQDKLVGSHERNPSESQDKGNLTRSKEHKSSHKEKQRLDTKGEVRTSAFSPERLHKSSFKEQVREAPSAGGSKEKLRTLDSTKREKNRESGGSRKEKSQPHLEEAVDNHKKQKHRDSERAKLEKSRLSLEISNMDREKRKLEGNSSNRSKEKGLSSSLKTTEGKSKASDSDKKSVGFSPSFGEVEVEDEYEQPKMSFESYLSYDQPQKKKKKVVKPPPPPAPERNRGHGKQNGSKASTKSSDSSRKNTSHKQTSEKRAEKKPSGTSKPKKIPIDVMPTLPDIPLPAIQANYRPLPSLELITFSQTKRKMSSPIEEGEAGFTGRRLNSKMQVYSGSKSAYLPKMMSLYEQCIRVLNNNIDSIYEVGGVPFSVLEPVLERCTPDQLYRIEECNHVLIEDTDQLWQNHCIRDFKKEKPEEFESWREMYLRLHDAREQRLLMLTQNIRSAHANKPKGRVAKMAFVNSAAKPPRDVRRRQEKFGTGGAAVPEKIKIKPVLFTPGRSYAQPEEEQSYDGPSTSSAHSGPSPGSATSGYDPRKPPVKKIAPMMAKTIKAFKNRFSRR, encoded by the exons ATGGCGGAATCGGTGCTGGAAGTTGTGGGGAAGCTGCAGTCGCGACTCTCGGGCAGTTCGGAACCTAAGAAG CTGCTGAAAAGTCTGAAGAGACTTTCTGAGTTGCCTATCACGGTTGACATCCTTGTG GAGACTGGTGTAGGGAAGACTGTGAATGGCTTACGGAAACATGAGCTGGTGGGAGACTTTGCCAAGAACCTAGTAGCCAGATGGAAGAAACTGGTGCCAGTCCCTCAAGAAGTAGAGCG AAATAATATTGATTCAGAAGAACGTGACTATGAGAGAAGCAGCTCTAGGAAACGGCAGCGAGAGCCTTCCCCAAAAGAGGATGAGGAAGCTGAGCAGGACTACTCAGAAGCATTCCAGCCTTCCTGCAGCCAATCATATGAGCCAAACTACAGAGAGAAGAAGGCCAAAAGGTATTCAGAGCCTGAGAGAGCCCATGAGGCCATCAGCTATGGCAGCCAGGAGGacaagggctggggcagagcttCCCCAGTGCACTCCTCAGATCAGGAATACTCGGACTATGGGCACGCTTTGTCACCTGAGCTGAGAGAGAGCCCTCAGGAACTGTACATGGATCACTCTGCCTCTGAGGAACAAGAGGTGGAGCAGACAGTGTTTCATCGGAAAGCTAATAAAGGCCAGAGCTTTCAGGACAAGCTGGTGGGAAGCCACGAAAGGAATCCCAGCGAATCCCAAGACAAAGGAAACCTGACTCGGAGCAAAGAGCACAAGTCCTCTCACAAGGAGAAGCAGCGACTGGACACCAAGGGGGAGGTGAGGACCTCTGCCTTTAGCCCAGAAAGACTGCACAAGTCCTCTTTCAAGGAGCAGGTCCGAGAGGCTCCCTCAGCAGGTGGCAGCAAGGAGAAGCTCAGGACTTTAGACAGCACCAAGAGGGAGAAGAACAGAGAAAGTGGTGGCTCCAGGAAGGAAAAGTCACAACCTCACTTGGAGGAGGCTGTTGACAACCATAAGAAGCAAAAACACCGGGACTCTGAGAGAGCCAAACTGGAAAAGTCCAGGCTAAGCCTGGAGATATCCAACATGGATCGGGAGAAACGGAAGTTAGAGGGTAACTCCTCAAACAGGAGCAAAGAGAAGGGGCTTTCTAGCAGCTTAAAGACTACTGAGGGCAAATCCAAAGCCTCTGACTCAGACAAAAAATCTGTGGGTTTCTCACCGAGTTTTGGGGAGGTGGAAGTGGAGGATGAATATGAGCAGCCTAAAATGTCCTTTGAGTCATACCTCAGCTATGACCAGCcccagaaaaagaagaaaaaagtggttaaaccccctcctcctccagcccctgaGAGAAACAGAGGGCATGGCAAGCAAAATGGGTCTAAAGCCAGTACCAAGAGCTCAGACTCGAGCCGAAAGAACACAAGTCACAAGCAGACAAGCGAGAAAAGGGCAGAGAAGAAGCCATCTGGGACATCCAAACCAAAAAAG ATCCCCATTGATGTGATGCCAACGTTACCAGATATCCCCTTGCCTGCAATTCAGGCAAATTATCGCCCACTTCCCTCTCTCGAGTTGATTACCTTCTCTCAGACAAAGAGGAAAA TGTCCTCGCCCATTGAGGAGGGTGAGGCTGGCTTTACAGGACGCAGGCTGAATTCCAAGATGCAAGTGTATTCGGGTTCTAAATCTGCCTACCTCCCCAAGATGATGTCTCTATATGAGCAGTGCATCAGAGTCCTCAACAACAATATTGACT CAATCTATGAAGTCGGTGGAGTTCCTTTTTCAGTGTTGGAGCCAGTATTGGAGAGATGCACCCCTGATCAACTGTATCGCATTGAGGAATGTAATCAC GTTTTAATTGAGGACACGGATCAGCTGTGGCAGAATCACTGCATCCGGGACTTCAAGAAGGAGAAGCCAGAAGAGTTTGAGTCCTGGAGGGAGATGTACCTCCGACTCCATGATGCCCGAGAACAGCGGCTGCTCATGTTAACACAGAACATCCGCTCAGCTCATGCCAACAAACCCAAAG gcagagtGGCCAAGATGGCATTCGTCAATTCAGCAGCAAAGCCACCTCGGGATGTGCGGAGGAGACAAGAGAAAtttggaactggaggagctgctgTACCAGAGAAGATCAA GATAAAACCAGTCCTGTTCACACCGGGTAGAAGTTATGCCCAGCCCGAGGAGGAGCAGTCCTATGATGGGCCCAGCACCAGCAGTGCCCATTCTGGCCCATCTCCAGGCAGTGCCACCTCCGGCTATGACCCCAGGAAACCACCAGTGAAGA AAATTGCACCCATGATGGCGAAGACTATCAAAGCATTCAAAAACAGGTTCTCTCGAAGATAA